The following is a genomic window from Thermoanaerobaculia bacterium.
CGGACCGTCCGGTCGTCGTCGAGGGGGTGCGGGACTCGATCGTGGCGGTTTCGGAGGCGGGCGCCCTCGTCCTGCCCTTCGCGCGCGAAGGGGAGCTGCGCGAGCGCGTCGCGCGATTGTCGGGGGAGGGAGAGTGACCGTCGGTCTCGACCGGCTGCGCGAGACCGTCGGATCCGTGTTCCGCGGCAATTCCGGGGCGATCGACCTCGTCCTGATCGCGATCCTCTCGCGGGGCCACGTGCTGATCGAGGACGTCCCGGGCGTCGGGAAGACGACGCTCGCGCGCGCGATCGGCAAGGCGCTCGACCTCAAGTTCACCCGCATCCAGTTCACGAGCGATACGCTGCCGGCGGACGTTCTCGGGGTCTCGATCTTCGACGCGGCCGAAAAGCGGTTCGTCTTCCATCCGGGGCCGATCTTCGGCAACGTCGTCCTCGCCGACGAGATCAACCGGGCGACGCCGAAGACGCAGTCCGCGCTCCTCCAGGCGATGAACGAGGGGTGCGTCTCGACCGACGAGGGAACCCTCGAACTGCCCCGCCCTTTCGTCGTCATCGCGACGCAGAATCCGGTCGAGTACCTGGGCACCTATCCGCTCCCCGAGTCCCAGCTCGACCGCTTCTTCCTGCGCCTCTCGCTCGGATACCCCCCCGCCCGCGAGGAGAAGGACCTCCTGCAGCGCGGCGGCGCCGAGCGGACGCTCGACTCCGTGATGCCGGTGCTCCATCCGGACGATCTCGTCGCGCTCCAGGCGAAGGTCGAAGGGGTGCGCGTCTCGGAGAAACTCCTCGACTACGTCTACGCGCTGATCGAAGCGACCCGCCGGCGCTCCGACCTGCGCCTTCCCGTGTCGACCCGCGGCGCGCAGGCCTTCTATCGGGCGATCCAGGCGCGGGCGCTCGTCGCGGGACGCGACTACGCGCTGCCGGAGGACGCGCAGACCGTCGCCGGGCCGGTCCTTTCGCACCGCATCCTGTCGATCTCTTCGGACGGCTTCGGGACGGGTCCGCGCGAGCGGGAAGTGATCCGGACGATCCTGGAGCAGACGCCGGTTCCGGTATAGCCGGGAATGAGCGTCGAGTCTCGAGCCGCGAGTCGCGAGGGCCCGACGGGCCACCCGGCGCAACGTCCCCTCACCCGCCTGATTCCGCGCTGGCACCTCCGGATCACGAACTTCGGGCTCGGCTACATCCTGATGACCCTCCTCGTCGCGATCGCGGCGACGAACACGGCCAACAACGGGCTGTACACCATTCTCGCCGGGCTGCTCGCGGGCATGATCGTCTCCGGCGTCGTGTCGCGGCGGAATCTGCGGGCGGTGCGCTGCGCCGTGGAGCAGAACGGAGAGATCTTCGCGGGGCGGCCCGCGGCGATCACCGTGACCCTGAAGAACACGTCCCCCGCCATGACGGCGCAGGGGATCTGGTTCCTCCACGAGGCGCTGCCGGGGCCGCTGTACGTCGCTCCTCTCCGTCCGGGCGCGGAGCGTCGCTATTCGCTGGAAGCGGTTTTCCCGAGGCGCGGGGTGTTCTCCGGGGGCGACTCCGGCCTGATGAGCCGGTTCCCGGTGGGACTCTTCCGGAAGTATCGGGACGCCGCGTGGCCGCGTCCGATCGTCGTCTATCCCGATCCGGTCCGGAGCGCGCGCCGTGACGACGCCGGAGATTCGCCGATGGGCGCGGCGTCGTCTCTGCGGCGCCGCGGGTTCGGTCCCGAGGTCCGGACGCTCCGGGAGTTCGTGTCGGGAGACGACGTCCGCGACCTGCACTGGAAACAGTCCGCGCGGCTCCAGAAATGGATCGTCCGGGAGCGGCATGACGCGCGGTCGCGGCGCGTCGTGTTCGAGGTGGAGAACGCGGTCGCCGATCCGCTCGATCCGGTGGAGATCGCGGCCGTCGAGCGCGCGATCGCGGTCACCGCGGGCGAGGCGCTCGCGCTGATCGAGGCCGGAGGAGAGGCGGGCCTCGCGGCGCGCGGCGTGTCGGTCCCCCCGGGGGGCGGGGCGGGCCAGCGGCGACGCATTCTCGACGCCCTCGCGAGTCTCGAGATCCATGCCGCCGCCTCGGCGCCACCCTTTCCGCCGCCGCGGCCCGGGGAGAGCCGCCGCGAGGCCGCCGCATGAGCGAGCCGTACGCCGATCCGCTTCGCGCCGAGCACCAGCGGGCGCTCCTGCCGCTCGCCGCGGTCGCTCCGGCGGCCCTGCCCTGGACGGGCGCCGCCTCCTACGCCGCCCTCGCGGTCTACGAAGCGCTCCTGGCGGCGGTCTGGATCCGCGCGCGCCGCGGCCGGCCGCTCTCGATCTCGAACGCGGCCTTGAACGTGCTCGCGCTCGCCTACGTCGCGTGGTTCTTCCTCGCGGCGCGCGCGCTCCACGCGGGGCTCGTGCGGACCGCGTCGAATCTCCTCCTGTTCACCGCCGCCGCCAAGCTCGTCTCGATGAAGAACCGCCGGGAGGAGAACCTGACGCTCCTCCTCTGCTTCTTCCTCGCGCTCGATTCCGCGTCGACGTCGACGCACGTTCTCTCCCTGGTTTTCCTCGCGATCCTCGGCGTCGTGGGGTTCCGGACTCTCGCCCGGATCTCCGTGCTCGCGGACTTCGACCGGGCGCCTCCCGCAGGAGCGCTCGGCCGCGTCCCGAGCTGGGGAATCGCATCGGCGTCCGTCGCCGCGACGGCGATCGTCGCGGTGCCGCTCTTCATGGCCTTCCCGCGACTCCAGAGCCCGTTCGCGGTCGCGCCGTTTCCGAAACAGTCGGTCGACGGCTCCTTCTTCACGTCGGACCGCGTCGACCTCGAGACGTTCTCCTCGACCAAGCACAGCGACCGGATCCTGCTTCGCGTCCAGATTCCGGAGGGCGAGCTCCCGGACGCGCTGCGGCTCCGGGAGGCGACCTTCAACCGCTATCTCCACGGCCACTGGATCCGCGAGGGGATGGTGTCGTCCCGCCTCCGGGAGAGCGCCGACGGCAGGATCGAGATTCCGCCGCAGTACGCGACGGCGGTTCCGGCGCCTCGGCCCCGTCCCGAGCGGAAGATCTCCGTCGAGACCTCTTCCTTCACCCCCGGCTTCCTCTTCGTTCCGTACGGGACCCGGGCGATCACGGCCGGAGGCACGCCGCTTTCGATCGCCTCCGACGCGACGATCGCGTACTCGGGTCCGCCGAGCGACCGGGGCTATTCCGCCGAATACACGCTCCAGACCGACGGCGCGGGGCCGGGGCGGACTTCCGTGCCTCCGCACGACGTCCCGCCCGAGGTCGCGAGCCTCGCCCGCCGGATC
Proteins encoded in this region:
- a CDS encoding MoxR family ATPase, with amino-acid sequence MTVGLDRLRETVGSVFRGNSGAIDLVLIAILSRGHVLIEDVPGVGKTTLARAIGKALDLKFTRIQFTSDTLPADVLGVSIFDAAEKRFVFHPGPIFGNVVLADEINRATPKTQSALLQAMNEGCVSTDEGTLELPRPFVVIATQNPVEYLGTYPLPESQLDRFFLRLSLGYPPAREEKDLLQRGGAERTLDSVMPVLHPDDLVALQAKVEGVRVSEKLLDYVYALIEATRRRSDLRLPVSTRGAQAFYRAIQARALVAGRDYALPEDAQTVAGPVLSHRILSISSDGFGTGPREREVIRTILEQTPVPV
- a CDS encoding DUF58 domain-containing protein; this translates as MSVESRAASREGPTGHPAQRPLTRLIPRWHLRITNFGLGYILMTLLVAIAATNTANNGLYTILAGLLAGMIVSGVVSRRNLRAVRCAVEQNGEIFAGRPAAITVTLKNTSPAMTAQGIWFLHEALPGPLYVAPLRPGAERRYSLEAVFPRRGVFSGGDSGLMSRFPVGLFRKYRDAAWPRPIVVYPDPVRSARRDDAGDSPMGAASSLRRRGFGPEVRTLREFVSGDDVRDLHWKQSARLQKWIVRERHDARSRRVVFEVENAVADPLDPVEIAAVERAIAVTAGEALALIEAGGEAGLAARGVSVPPGGGAGQRRRILDALASLEIHAAASAPPFPPPRPGESRREAAA
- a CDS encoding DUF3488 and transglutaminase-like domain-containing protein, whose product is MSEPYADPLRAEHQRALLPLAAVAPAALPWTGAASYAALAVYEALLAAVWIRARRGRPLSISNAALNVLALAYVAWFFLAARALHAGLVRTASNLLLFTAAAKLVSMKNRREENLTLLLCFFLALDSASTSTHVLSLVFLAILGVVGFRTLARISVLADFDRAPPAGALGRVPSWGIASASVAATAIVAVPLFMAFPRLQSPFAVAPFPKQSVDGSFFTSDRVDLETFSSTKHSDRILLRVQIPEGELPDALRLREATFNRYLHGHWIREGMVSSRLRESADGRIEIPPQYATAVPAPRPRPERKISVETSSFTPGFLFVPYGTRAITAGGTPLSIASDATIAYSGPPSDRGYSAEYTLQTDGAGPGRTSVPPHDVPPEVASLARRIVAGAATPEEKARRLLAYLGRGFTYRVDVPEAVGDPVVDFLTRTRAGHCEYFASALALMMRAAGIPARLATGSLGGEMGPLTSEILVRGGNLHAWVEASLDGETFRMFDPTPAEGRPRIVSVSLWRRIAEIGNEIEFFYDRNILGFSTLEQVQLVEAARQAFAGLERAGARVGAVAREWRGRAAAIAGLLLLAAAAAALARRRRRVPPATRAYLRLRRLHARRIGPLPDSAPSGAVIRGFARAGREAGVAARKVVEIYRAEAFGGATADPETLREIRRLVRALRKTAAAAAVLLAL